A genomic stretch from Penicillium digitatum chromosome 4, complete sequence includes:
- a CDS encoding Concanavalin A-like lectin/glucanases superfamily — MVTEVYNFSQKPELDRSSVCGHCTKGPNSRIKSTAYIPITPVLHQLRRGGRNLMSLTRDEERKQLPRYEVEQLKLEIIGGGNDTKHITDPATLPAFVNVKEEPNITGGTDGAPDLELKQAKIDPPPARWAPSPTKGRDTREIMATNSKSDQNDQERIYHFMSLLIPASSHVRQGHSPRVVKRGSSQT, encoded by the exons ATGGTCACCGAAGTGTATAACTTCAGCCAAAAGCCCGAGTTAGATCGTTCTTCAGTCTGTGGGCACTGCACAAAAGGACCAAACTCGCGCATAAAGTCAACCGCTTACATCCCAATTACCCCGGTTCTCCACCAGCTTCGCAGGGGTGGACGGAACCTGATGTCCTTGACTCGCGACGAGG AACGAAAACAATTGCCTCGCTACGAGGTTGAGCAACTGAAGTTAGAAATCATTGGCGGCGGCAATGACACGAAACACATCACAGACCCCGCTACTCTGCCAGCCTTTGTGAATGTCAAGGAAGAGCCAAATATCACTGGAGGTACTGATGGAGCGCCGGATCTAGAGCTGAAGCAAGCGAAGATTGACCCGCCACCTGCTCGGTGGGCTCCCAGTCCTACAAAAGGAAGAGATACACGTGAAATCATGGCCACCAACTCAAAATCAGACCAAAACGACCAAGAGCGAATCTACCACTTCATGTCACTCTTGATTCCAGCAAGCTCTCACGTCCGACAGGGTCATTCTCCTCGAGTCGTCAAGCGTGGATCTAGTCAAACCTGA
- a CDS encoding Esterase, putative: MMSTILKATGVALLSILSYVQADPSGAFKRSQKTPFFVLVGDSTTATQSSNGGGWGDGFLNTTLWKGASGRNFGHNGATTVSFRERGDWDEVLATVRQVRDDYHPFVTIQFGHNDQKPAANISLAQYTSNLERFVTEASDAGATPILVTPLSRRNYHNSTGTPRIVMSLANETISTIIAAHRSHAAYIDLNKASTQYLNAIGPENAFTYNLKPTDYTHLNLPGSTLFGGIVGELIIRKFDHLERLGYLRVDDKLKKDIDRGIYYWP; the protein is encoded by the coding sequence ATGATGAGCACGATCCTAAAAGCAACCGGAGTGGCTCTCCTCAGCATCCTATCTTATGTTCAGGCAGATCCTTCCGGTGCCTTCAAACGCTCGCAAAAGACTCCATTCTTTGTTCTGGTGGGTGATAGCACCACAGCTACTCAATCCTCGAACGGTGGAGGATGGGGGGATGGCTTTCTCAACACCACCCTTTGGAAAGGAGCCTCGGGTCGCAATTTCGGCCATAATGGTGCAACAACTGTCAGCTTTCGAGAAAGAGGTGACTGGGATGAGGTTTTAGCGACCGTGAGACAAGTTCGAGACGACTATCACCCATTTGTGACGATCCAATTTGGACACAACGACCAAAAGCCGGCTGCAAACATATCATTGGCACAATACACCAGCAACCTTGAAAGATTCGTGACTGAGGCTTCTGATGCTGGCGCTACACCGATTCTCGTCACTCCTCTGTCTCGGCGCAACTACCATAACTCAACAGGGACACCGCGGATTGTCATGAGTCTCGCCAATGAGACCATATCCACCATCATTGCTGCTCATCGCTCACATGCTGCCTATATTGACCTGAACAAAGCGAGCACCCAGTACCTCAATGCAATTGGACCAGAAAACGCTTTTACATACAACCTCAAGCCAACAGACTATACCCATTTAAACTTGCCTGGGAGTACTCTGTTTGGGGGAATTGTGGGCGAACTGATTATCCGGAAATTTGACCATTTGGAAAGGCTTGGATATCTGCGCGTTGATGATAAACTCAAGAAGGATATTGATCGTGGGATTTACTACTGGCCTTAG
- a CDS encoding Acetamidase, whose amino-acid sequence MEAESWEVLVHKKQLENDAKIPTAWRISEELTKISQTSDMNVLDVPRRSGILSARQLEITENYDATDLLAKIHGQEISAYEVTEAFCIRAAIAQQVTRCLTETFFQRALQRAKDLDEILAQTGTPVGPLHGLPISFKDCFNVDGVPSTIGFTSFIKNGPVNSTSPVIQILINLGAIPYVKTNVPQTMMAADSHNYVFGRTLNPHRSNLTAGGSTGGEGALIAMRGSVLGVGTDIAGSIRIPAICNGIYALRPSADRIPYGGQTSSARGGLAGIKACAGPLATSVRDLELFMRLVTNEDPWQLDSSALFSPWRTVSPKSALRIGFIQEDPHFPLHPPVLRTLKSATEKLQAAGNEIVPLKTLLIRDACALAFRMYSMDPARTPLKHIAASGEPTIPALASTSLHHNYMPCGYAPMTLEGLYDLNEERNYIKEEFRNLIVQAKVDAIVMPGYQGTAQPHDRFGFVPYTTLWNVMDYPSCIIPHGKANKSADKAFIRSVNYKPPYLADDIEGAPCCVQLIDRNMHDEELVKVAELVSKVLNL is encoded by the exons ATGGAGGCTGAATCCTGGGAAGTGCTTGTGCACAAGAAGCAACTTGAGAATGATGCTAAAATCCCAACTGCATGGCGAATTTCGGAAGAACTAACCAAGATATCTCAGACATCTGATATGAATGTGCTAGATGTTCCGCGTCGATCAGGAATTCTGTCAGCAAGACAACTCGAGATAACCGAGAACTATGATGCGACTGATCTGCTCGCCAAGATTCATGGTCAAGAGATATCTGCCTATGAGGTAACGGAAGCATTTTGCATTCGCGCTGCGATCGCACAGCAAGTG ACTCGGTGCCTCACTGAAACCTTCTTTCAGCGTGCGTTGCAGCGAGCAAAGGATTTGGATGAGATACTAGCCCAAACAGGGACCCCAGTTGGGCCTTTGCACGGCTTGCCCATCAGTTTCAAG GATTGCTTCAACGTTGATGGTGTTCCGTCCACGATTGGATTTACCTCATTTATCAAAAATGGCCCTGTGAATTCAACCTCTCCCGTGATTCAGATTTTGATTAACTTAGGAGCCATCCCGTATGTGAAGACAAATGTTCCCCAGACAATGATG GCCGCTGACTCGCACAATTACGTGTTCGGACGGACCCTCAATCCTCACCGATCGAATCTTACCGCTGGGGGGTCGACTGGGGGAGAAGGGGCATTGATTGCTATGAGAGGATCGGTGCTGGGTGTTGGTACAGATATTGCTGGCTCCATTCGAATTCCAGCTATTTGTAACGGGATTTACGCATTGCGACCTTCCGCGGACCGCATTCCGTATGGGGGACAGACTAGCTCTGCTCGCGGAGGTCTGGCCGGAATCAAGGCTTGTGCAGGACCCTTGGCAACATCAGTCAGAGATCTGGAGCTATTCATGAGGCTGGTGACGAATGAAGATCCATGGCAATTGGATTCTTCCGCTTTGTTTTCACCTTGGCGCACCGTTTCCCCCAAGTCTGCCCTGCGAATCGGCTTCATTCAGGAGGATCCCCATTTCCCTCTGCATCCACCAGTTTTGCGAACCCTGAAAAGTGCAACTGAAAAGCTTCAAGCAGCTGGGAATGAGATCGTTCCCCTAAAAACACTGCTCATTCGAGATGCCTGTGCGTTGGCATTTCGCATGTACTCGATGGATCCAGCTCGCACTCCACTCAAGCACATCGCTGCCAGTGGGGAACCCACCATCCCTGCTTTGGCATCGACATCTCTGCACCATAACTACATGCCATGTGGATATGCCCCAATGACACTCGAAGGATTGTACGACCTCAACGAGGAGCGCAATTACATCAAGGAGGAGTTCCGCAATCTCATTGTGCAGGCAAAAGTCGACGCCATTGTCATGCCGGGCTATCAAGGCACCGCACAACCCCATGATCGATTTGGCTTTGTCCCCTATACCACCCTTTGGAATGTGATGGAT TACCCAAGCTGCATCATTCCGCATGGCAAGGCGAACAAGAGTGCCGACAAGGCATTCATTCGGAGTGTGAACTACAAACCTCCCT ATCTGGCTGATGACATCGAGGGGGCTCCATGCTGTGTGCAACTTATTGACAGAAACATGCACGACGAGGAACTGGTTAAGGTGGCGGAGCTTGTCTCCAAGGTTCTAAACCTTTGA
- a CDS encoding Aldo/keto reductase subgroup produces the protein MSLGKKVTLNSGHQIPQLGFGTWQSAPGQVGEAVYEALKAGYRHLDLATIYENQREVAEGIKRAFKDVPGLKREDLFITSKLWNSQHRPEVVEASLDACLAELELDYLDLYLVHWPVAFQKGDSYFPLVANSTVEGGDVIIDDGVSIVDTWKAMTQLPKSKARSVGVSNHKIEHLEALINGTGVVPAANQIERHPVLQSNDLIEYCQQKGIHITAYSAFGNNMLDIPLLITRPEIKEVAESVAKRTGQEVSPAHVILAWSQVGGHSVIPKSVTPSRIRDNFKEIELTPEEVQKVSALGQDRKRYNTPYTANKPRWNVDIFGEPEEKAAGHKVILSV, from the exons ATGTCTCTCGGCAAGAAAGTCACACTCAACTCCGGCCACCAAATCCC CCAGCTGGGCTTTGGTACTTGGCAGTCTGCCCCTGGCCAGGTTGGCGAGGCTGTCTACGAGGCCTTGAAGGCTGGTTACCGTCACCTT GATTTGGCAACTAT CTACGAGAATCAGCGTGAGGTTGCCGAGGGCATCAAGCGTGCTTTTAAAGATGTTCCCGGTCTGAAGCGCGAGGATCTCTTCATT ACCTCCAAGCTATGGAACAG CCAGCACCGCCCGGAGGTTGTCGAGGCCTCTTTGGATGCTTGCCTTGCTGAACTTGAGTTGGATTATCTTGAC CTTTACCTTGTTCACTGGCCTGTTGCCTTCCAAAAGGGCGATTCGTACTTCCCACTCGTTGCCAATAGCACCGTTGAGGGTGGTGATGTGATCATTGACGACGGCGTCTCTATTGTCGACACCTGGAAGG CCATGACCCAGCTCCCCAAGAGCAAGGCTCGCTCCGTCGGTGTCTCCAACCACAAGATTGAGCAT CTCGAGGCTCTCATTAATGGCACAGGTGTTGTCCCTGCCGCCAACCAAATCGAGCGCCACCCCGTGCTTCAGAGTAATGACCTAATTGAGTACTGCCAACAGAAGGGAATACATATCACTGCTTACTCT GCATTTGGTAACAACATGCTCGATATTCCCCTGCTCATCACTCGCCCCGAGATTAAAGAAGTTGCCGAGTCTGTTGCAAAGCGCACCGGCCAGGAAGTCAGCCCTGCACACGTTAT TCTCGCCTGGTCTCAGGTCGGTGGACACAGTGTCATCCCTAAGTCGGTCACGCCTTCGCGTATTCGTGACAACTTCAAGGAAATAGAACTCACCCCCGAGGAGGTTCAGAAGGTCAGCGCTTTGGGCCAGGACCGGAAGCGCTACAACACCCCTTATACTGCCAACAAGCCTCGTTGGAATGTTGACATCTTCGGCGAGCCCGAGGAGAAGGCTGCTGGCCACAAGGTTATTCTGAGTGTTTGA
- a CDS encoding F-actin-capping protein subunit alpha, whose translation MAQVRPPAPGRSTSAHGFESKLSQQLAQPHQTDLEHQPEPSRSPKSRSLSDASRPTSSGQLSTQPSTGDLSRAPRKDDNAIPALPATPRRSSASHSNLSLNLPSKPAVSPSLVNLVPLSPKLDPSHIYGSPGSVLPRRSRGLDFSRACTNLHHSTLAESSPDSSPTVGGRGMAIPLRRGSLGATSVPPFSTSGPADRTTISSSMSSVNMMESDTSSSEEEDESMADRDDIMVNTPQATRLSGPSPFASNMQSPGNEWMGGYSQAAASLMSFRRARFRKGRSRHSSSSASGNSTKPSPTPHSPPIMKSVEHSGGYFAPRQTVYSRRESLSFGTRDLRLSDMSDDSESRATRSGSPILAPHPEGGGPLGVIRRAVTRRGSLLPKTKTFARIRAALMEEGAPIDSDMKREAEVVRQVRDTEPESAPALGEFPSLQRSTSFDSTATEEPAVKAGMDTATTDTFGKQVSRNSGGVEFWNLFDGRYRTPPPIRQGGPSSVADEDMFMDLTPSTTIGSVTAESLKQRSRSSTPHAPGMPNIGEICRKRRRDDDFDPNLFKRRAVSPSVSVQSSPVMTHSHNFNDMGPNLWGPPPKPGLGAPFSERLSSESGNRTISHAGGVKRVGLQGMTEASDGFMNMSID comes from the exons ATGGCGCAGGTGCGACCTCCAGCGCCAGGGCGCAGTACATCAGCCCATGGCTTTGAAAGCAAGCTCAGTCAACAATTAGCTCAGCCTCACCAAACCGATCTGGAGCACCAACCTGAACCGTCACGCTCTCCCAAGTCGCGTTCGTTATCTGATGCGTCCAGACCTACATCCTCCGGTCAACTATCCACTCAACCATCCACTGGTGATCTCAGTCGGGCACCAAGAAAAGACGATAATGCAATACCCGCGCTCCCTGCAACCCCTCGAAGATCAAGTGCATCTCATTCGAACCTCTCGCTAAACTTGCCTTCCAAACCCGCTGTATCGCCATCACTTGTGAACCTCGTCCCTCTTTCTCCTAAACTTGACCCATCACACATCTACGGATCTCCAGGATCTGTTCTCCCTCGACGATCTCGAGGCCTCGACTTTTCACGCGCATGTACGAACCTCCACCATTCCACCCTAGCCGAGTCTTCCCCGGATTCGTCTCCCACCGTTGGAGGGCGGGGTATGGCAATACCCCTGCGACGCGGATCACTTGGAGCGACATCCGTCCCACCCTTTTCAACATCGGGTCCGGCAGACCGCACAACAATCTCAAGTTCCATGTCGAGTGTGAATATGATGGAGTCGGACACAAGTAGTagcgaggaggaagacgagTCGATGGCTGATCGCGACGATATTATGGTCAATACGCCGCAGGCGACTCGCCTTAGTGGGCCGAGTCCATTTGCTAGCAACATGCAGAGCCCGGGCAACGAGTGGATGGGAGGGTATTCACAAGCCGCTGCCAGCTTGATGAGTTTCCGACGCGCGCGCTTCCGCAAAGGCCGTAGTCGTCACAGCTCCAGCAGTGCGAGTGGAAACAGTACGAAGCCTAGTCCTACTCCTCACTCCCCGCCCATCATGAAGAGTGTGGAACACTCCGGTGGTTATTTTGCCCCACGACAGACTGTGTACTCACGCAGAGAGAGCCTCAGCTTTGGTACACGCGACCTGCGTTTGTCCGATATGAGTGACGATAGTGAGAGTCGCGCGACGCGGAGCGGAAGCCCAATTCTCGCTCCACACCCGGAAGGTGGCGGTCCACTGGGAGTAATCCGTCGCGCTGTTACCCGACGTGGGAGCTTACTT CCCAAAACCAAGACCTTTGCGCGCATTCGTGCCGCTTTGATGGAGGAGGGTGCTCCAATTGATAGCGACATGAAACGGGAAGCAGAAGTGGTTCGGCAAGTCCGCGATACTGAGCCTGAATCAGCCCCTGCACTCGGGGAATTTCCATCGTTACAGCGCTCGACCTCGTTTGATTCGACGGCGACAGAAGAACCCGCGGTCAAAGCGGGAATGGACACAGCAACTACGGATACTTTTGGCAAACAAGTCAGTCGTAACTCGGGTGGCGTCGAGTTTTGGAACTTGTTTGATGGACGATACCGAACCCCACCCCCGATTCGCCAGGGGGGTCCCTCGTCTGTAGCAGATGAGGATATGTTTATGGATTTGACTCCGTCCACGACCATCGGCTCTGTTACCGCGGAATCCTTAAAGCAGCGTTCCCGCTCTTCCACTCCCCATGCCCCGGGTATGCCTAACATAGGGGAGATTTGTCGCAAGCGGCGTCGTGACGATGACTTCGATCCCAATCTTTTCAAGCGTCGGGCTGTCTCGCCCAGTGTGAGCGTTCAGAGCAGTCCCGTGATGACTCACTCCCACAATTTCAATGATATGGGTCCAAACCTTTGGGGTCCGCCGCCAAAGCCGGGTCTCGGTGCACCGTTCTCTGAACGACTGAGTTCTGAATCAGGCAATCGAACGATCTCTCATGCCGGAGGTGTCAAACGCGTCGGCCTGCAAGGGATGACCGAAGCCAGCGATGGCTTCATGAATATGAGCATTGATTGA